In Taeniopygia guttata chromosome 6, bTaeGut7.mat, whole genome shotgun sequence, the genomic stretch GCAATTTTATAGAAGTGCCCATATGAATAAGTTCAGTACTCGTTTAAACATTTTCTGGATGAAAGCCATAATGTTCCTCCCTTCATAAAATGAAATCTGCAGAATATAAAACGATGGTGTAAGAAATAAGAGGTCAAAAAGGCTCCCTGGTCTGAAGTTATGCAACAACACAGTTGTAACATAAACACATCAAGGATCCATCCTACAACCCTTGCGCCAGTACAGAGATGAATAGGCCTAATTCAGATTTCCCTTACAGCAGTGCCAAGCTGGAGCATTTCCAGTTAAGCGATACCAACAGTGTgtaaaaatggatttgctgatGTTAGCAATGCCTGGGAATTCTTAAGCTGACCTCACAGGGTACAGAAGCAAAAGCACACGTAACCAGTCTCCAGCCACATTCAACACAATTCCTCTCACCTAATACTGAGACACTGATTTCTTCAGACATTCATTTCTGAGCCTGTCAGCCCCTGTTCCATGTGCAAGGAAGAGACATGGGAAATTGTATGGAGTGCTTAACCTGGATTAGTTTAGGTGTCTACTTGCTAAAAATGCTCATTTCCCTGTACTGAAAAGTAAGGAAAAATTTCGTGTGGAGTTTGTAGCAAGCAGACATTGACAGGAGTTCACTGGATTTGGAGAGATGATTTCCAACAGAGTGAAAGACAAAAGCCTGCTCTTAGGCTTTTTGTTCAAGTATAATTCCCCTTAACTAAAAAGGCAAATATACTTCtgaaagaacaaacaaacaaaaacaaaacaacaacctaaacaaaaacaaaaaatcccaaacaataAACCCACAAAATACTTTCAAGCAGCTCTATGTTTCACTTAGTTCTCTCTTCGTGAAAATGGcagcttttaatttattaaCGCCTTCGTTGTTTAATGCAAAATGAATCAAGATGAGAAGTTAATGTGTTACTTTTGATTGATTTCATCTCCTGTTTTGATAAAGGCCTAGTTTAAAGTCATATTTCAAGGGTATTTGGAGGGATGTATTAAGTACCTTACTTGTCAAAGTAACAAAAACAGAGTCAACAATAGGTTCATATGTTCTGTGTGTACCTCACACAAACACATTTGTGTCAGGAATGGGCAAGAATGTGagatgtttctgtttctgcatttCGTGCTCTTATTTATCTCTAATTATTATAATCCTATGTTAAGAGATAAATATATACTCTACCCCATCGTAAATGCTGTCATTTTCTTGAAACTACTCCAGAAAATTCAAAATCATCCAAAAAGCCTTAGCACTGGGATTCTTATGACAtcactgacagtcccagagcacAAATCCATGCACTAGTGCATGCTTGCTGCCAAAACTACTTGTAGGTAGAGATTGGAGTTAGTCACAGCttgttttgccatttttcttaaaggaaattatttctcAACTGAGGCTTGCATTTTTCTCACTGCCCTCCGCCAAATCCTAAGGCAGAAGCACATGATAAAACGTGTATGATATACACAGAGTGgtttaagacagaaaaaaccCTATACTAATAAAAATTGGTTCATGAATGGATGCACGCTTACAAGCATTCCTGATCAATCTCGTGAAACCACATCAGTTTTCTGAGTGCAAAAGTTTTGGATGacaaaaattgatttttacAGCATTTGAGTTGTAAGAGGAAGGGCTCAATATATGGGTCAAAGACAGAACCAATAATGGGATCGCTGCACAGAAACCAAACCCAGTCCCTGATACCCTCTTATAGAGGTTAACAGAAGCTGAGAGTAGTAAGGTTCCCTTTCGATGAAAAGATGAATGCTgggctgtctttttttttttttttttttttttttttagaaggatttCAATTTTGAGAAGGGGTCAGCCATGAAGAAGTGAACAAAAAAGACCTTCCtaaaacatacacacacaaatctacaaagacaaacaaacaagcaaaatctCAGTGTTTCCTGAAAATGAGGGTTGCTTTTCCAGCAAAAATAAAGAGGCTATTTTCCACTGGGAGACCATTTTTCTGTTCTGCCACAGTTTACTGAGTCAGTAAACGCCTGGCAAGCATCCCTAGATGAAGCCATCACATTTCTAGGCTCTGTACCTCGTGCAGAGGACACATTAAATACAGGAATTCCTTTTGCTTGTTTAGCTCCACTCCATGGACAAGTGACCCATTAGAAGACTCAGATGGTTATGAAGTTTTTACCCCAAGGTGTGAAGATCTACATCCAAGGCAATGGACAGCCTGTCTAACATTCTTGCTCACATGCCCATGGGGGAACAAGACACGAGATTACACAGTGATAGGGACATCCCAGAGAACACAGCTGGGAAACAGCAGCTGGGCTCCTTTACGTGGGGTAAAGCAGGGTCCGGATGTCTCTGACACAGGGGGTGAAGAGATGAATTGGGAGTCATGGCATGAGGCAGACTGAAATTCAACTACCAGGCACCAGCTCTGCGACGCTTCTTTTTGACACCCCAGATTTGCACCCAGCGGAAAAGAGCAAGAGACTTACACGATCTGAAGTGAGCAGTTGGGTGTGGAGAGGATTTTGAGGTGTTTAATATTGGCTCTTGCCACGTTGCTCTCGTAGAATCGACAGGGACATCGGTAAGTCAGGCTGACGGGTTTCTCTGCGGGACAGAGGGAGGGAAAGGACACGTTACCTCTTGCAGCACAGATACACCGGTCAGGGTTTACTGCAGCAGGgctcacagaaataaaaacctccaaatatgcaggtggggaaaaaaagcagccGAAAAGCTGTAGCTTTGGGAGAGCATTTGCCCACAGCTCAGAGCACAATTCATTCAGCTCAGTGCCCAGCCTTTCAACAAGGGTGCGTGGGATTTTGGAAGACaaagaagagggagagaaaatggAGATAAGTAAAATCGAAGAGATTAGAATAAGGAGCCGCGCCATTGTACAGGGATGCTCCCCGTAATTAGACAAGATAAAGGCCAAAAGAGGAGGCACTTGTCCTCGGTGTTGTTCTACTCAAACGATTTTGACCCGAGGCCAAATTAGAAGGTAGCCAGAAGAAAGAGATGAATTCCAGGGAGCTCAGATCAAAACGGCTCGGCTCAGGTGCAGGCTTTTCACAGGGGACTTAGTGGCTACCGAAAAGCTCTGGTTTTACAGGCGTTCCCAGGGCCCAGCTGACCTTTCCCCACCGCAGCCAGCCCCGACTCCCAGCAGAGGTACCCGCACTCTGAGGTGCGGTCAGAGATGCCAGATCCCAGCGGTTTCACATAAGACGCTTGGGGTCTTTTGAATTTCTAGCCTGCGGCTAAGTAGGGCAATGGAGGAGACAGTTATCAGCCACGGCGTCCTCAATACACTATTCAGGGGCCACCAGACTGGATGAGAGATCTGTCACTGGCATCACTAGGGACAGAATTAAGTTTAACCTCTTAGGCTAAAAATCTGCCATGTATATGCATGCAGGACTGAGAAAAGCAGCCTGGCGCCCACCACAGCCTCTGCTACCCGGTTTCTCTATATGGGACAACTTAATTACTAGCAATCAAGGGCACCGAAGTAAGGTCTTCATCCGGACTGTAAGTTTGAGAGCTCCATGCACAATAAAACACAAGCACAGAAGCCTTGTCTGGAAGTCTAAGACATGCCTAAGATTTTAAAGAATTTCTCAATGGAGCAGCTTTCAGCCTCTGGGAGGTATTAAATTCATACACCTAACCCTTAAAATCTAGCTCAAGCTGTAGATGGTCAGATCTATATCTGGCAGGGCTTGAGATCCCATATGGCAATCTGCCATCCTGTTTGTTTAGCCACACAGGAATACTTACAGCATCCAAGCCCAGTTCCCTTTCAAGGCAAATGGGGAGATAAAGAGCCGGGAAGGGCTTGGAATTCCTAAACAGCTGTCTAGAAAGGTGAGAAAAGAGACAGGTTTTCAAGTGCAGCTGATCTACATATATGGCACATTTATCGATGCCTGTCTCTAGCACACATAACCACAGACAACAGGGTGAAACTGGCCCGTCCTGAGGAGGGaacctcctttttttccccggTGTCTCTACCAATAGATGAGGCAGAATTAGATCCCACAAGAGAGGAATTAATTAGTAGGAATAGAACTTCTCCTGATGCACACCCGAATTTGGACTATAAATTGAAACAATTGAAGGACTTTTCTATCAGTTTTCTGCCACTCCAAACAGTGGTTCCATCTATGAGTTAATAATCTGcaaggggaggaggaaggagggctACAGAATGAGTCTCGAGAACATGAATTGGACTGGCTAGTGCTAATGTGCAAAGGAGTGAGGAAGGCACTAGGATTTCCCACTGCAAATCTGTGCCTGATAACTACACATCTGTGAATTTGTATTGGAAAGGGAGGCTGATACTGAATAcagtcacacagctctcagcacagctgcagtgATAGTCTCTCTGCAAGCTTGTCCCAACCAAGTTTAAGCCAGCTTTAACTTAAACAACGTGCGAGAGATGAACTGTTCAGATGCATGGTTTGATAAAGAAATCCTGTCCACTCTCAGACTCGAGGTGGGATTTTCAATCCCATACCATTTGAAATCAGAAGCAGAGAAAGTTTAACCATGACTAAACACATCTGTACGTCCCAAGGTTGTTTCCTGCCCAAGAAAAGGCATCTAGCACAGCAAGGAAGAGGGAAAGCCCCAGTATGAGTGTGCTGTTACCCCAACGTGCAGTGGAATGACAAACCCCCTCCCAGCACAAGAATTCCTTTGGTATTTTTCGTGTGCCTTTCTTGGTGGTCAGGAGCAGGCACTGAGCTCCAGGGAGTGGCACCCACTGTCAGCTCTCTGTGTCCCCAACAGGGAATCAGTGACTCCTGCCGCTGCTCCTTGTCTGGCCGTGCTATCAACAAGGCTCAAAGCCAGGGAAAACTTGTGCATGTGGCATCTTCAACACATGAACACCTATCTTCCAaaagcaggagagggaaggggccgTTTGGAGGCTGTAATTTAGGAAGAGAACATTTATGGTCTTACTCTGAGGCTGACAAACAAATTCCTGATCTCTTCAAAATTTGAAAGATATTGTTGCATGTACATTAGAGCTGATTAATTAATCTACCAATTTGTACTCTGAGTTCTCTGACATCTACCAAACACAGCACAAGCTGAAGACATTCTCTCAGTACAGCAAATTAGTATAATCTGTTAATTGGCTTATTACATGAAAACTTAAGAGGTCTGGCACATTTGGTTCACATGGACGAATAGAGTAAAAAGTTACAGAACAGCTAGATGCTAATTTGACATCTCAATGTCATTCCTTCAACCTAATTTTACTTAGACAAAAAGAGAACATCTCCTTTGGCCTGGACTGGAAGTTTGTGTTATGGAATTTTTAGAAGAATAAAGAGTTTTATTGTTTTCCTACTCAAACTGAGTTTCTTTGGCTCTGAACACCTACTTTTGCTGACAAATTCTCTCTAGAGACAAAGCACACACAAAGTGCTCTCACAGAGTGGCCACTTGTCAGTGCTGGACAATGCCTATTTCATCCCACAGGGATCTGTTTCTCTTTACCCACACTGAGACTGGACAGCAAGGGAAGAAGTCAGTAGCCAGTTCTGCTGCAAAGTTATCAGTAACATGCTGCGTGGACTAGGAAGCTCTGGATGCTTGAATAGAGAGGGAAGCTATATCCAGGAAAGCAGGCTGGACGTGAACAGACAAAACATTCGAGGAAATCATTTTACTTATGTTCAGCCTAGGGTGCATTTGTCATTCTCAGGAGATGtttgataatttttaaagtgtagAACAGCTCCATTTCCCTGGAAAGCGAGGCTGGGATAGACAGACAGAGCTTTACCAGGTAACTAAGAAGAATTCAGAGCTCACCTGCTCCCCAGCACAAGGCAGCCCTGCGAGCCTTCATCGGGATCAGGGCTGAGAGTACTTAATGACATGCAAAGTAGGCAAAACCCTCCACTCTAAACACCGAAAGACGGTGGGGTCACTTTCCTTACACTGGTTTCTCTCCAGTCCTTGTGGGCCATTTCCTTCCTCAGGTACCCAGGTCCCCACACTTATCCCGCTGCCACCAAAGGAGAGCAGCCGCGCTGGGGGCGACccgagcagcagctgggcagctctgccgcctcccagccctgagcaaaggctgccagcgggaggcagggagaggagagccccggtccctccctccctccagacCTGCGCTCGCCCCAGAGACGAGGGACGCCCGCTCAGGTACCCGGGCACCGGCGGCCACCGCTCGGCAGCGGTGACATTGGCAGCCGGGGCTGGAGCTGGCGCTGCCACCCGTGGTCCCCCGGCTCTGCCTTCTCTACCTGCCGCTCCCGCTCCCCAgcccgcagccccgggccggtgGATACGGCGGGGGCTGGAGCCCACCTGCCCGGGATgttggagctgctccagggcagcgCCGGCTCCGTGTTCCAGCGGGACGGGGCTCTTGTGCGGAAAGGCATCGGGAGATTTTCGGGGAAAATTAACTCTCTCAGGCTAAACAAGGAGGGCACCGGAGGGCATCCTCTGTCTCCCTGGGTGGGGAACACCCAAGTTTCGTTGACCAGAACGGGAGAACAGAATGGAAGCGGAGGTTTGAAAACCCAGACAGAGGACATTCGACAGGGGACAAGAGATGGCAAATCTTTGCCAGCCGCAGGAGAGTCCCGAGAGGTTGCGGGCAGAACCCTTGTCCCGCCCGGAGCCCCGGGGCGCAGGGCTCCCCGCGACATGCGTGGTCCGAATGCAGAGGCTtccacagagcacagctggcaAAGTGACCCGGGCAGATGTGCTGCCAGCGGGCTCCGGGCGCCCCAGGCGGGACGGCGGGGACCCAGCGCCGCCAGCCCGCCGTGCCCCCCGCCTCCCGCACGGCAGCTCCCTGCGCCCCCCAAACCTCCCGTGCCCCGCGCCGGGGCTGCGGTAAACTCCTGCCTAGAGACCGCTgtggctcagctctgccctgacTGAGGAAAGATAGATCGCGATAGGGGACAGAAGAGGAACCGAACAACCGCCTGTTTCTAATTTCTTGTAACTTTTGGggtagggatttttttgttgttagaGGGAAAGTCGATATGTATATTTAGCAGCCAAACCACCTCCCTGCAGACCGAGCGCTGTTGAAAGTCTTCCCCCAGACGACTTCAATCTGGGGCGAGTTTGGCAGAGAGGAGCGCTTTGGCCAGCTTTTTGAAAAAAgccagggagggatggaggagagcGAGGAATGGGAGCCTGTCTGCTTCCAGCTTTGCACAGCCATCGCTCTTCTGGCTCACCAGACACATCCGAGGCGCGGCCGGGGCCGAGCCGGGAGAGCGGTGCAGCTGCGAGGAGAGGGGGAAGAGCAGGGATTTCAGCGGGACCATCGCTCCCGACGGGGCTCCCGGCAGGAGCGGTGcgagcggcgcggccccgcagCTCACTTACCCTCCGAGAGGGAGATGACGGCCAGGGCGAAGGCGAGCAGCGCCAGGGCGCGGAGGTCCATGCTGGGCAGGCTGGAGGACgcgggcagagctgctctgctcgtcccggcggccgcggcgctCTGCTGGCGGCCCCTCCGCCCCTCCCGCTATAgaggggccgggggcgggggcaGGAGAGCCAGGGGGAGTAGCTAGACTGTGATTTATTGCCCGTGGCATGTTATTACATCCTTCCTCCGCTAAAAATGGTtggaaagaaaccaaaagaGCGAGGGCTTCTCGCTTCGCTCCGTCAGCCTCCCCCCAGGCACAGCGTCTGTCCCCACGGCTCCGCGCTCCGAGCGCCCCGCGGGACCGGCGGCTCGGGGCTGCGGCGGTGACCGGTCGGTATCACCGCCGCCccatccagccccagccaggggaTGTTTATTCACCAAACTGTGTTGTTTCCTCAGCAAACTGTGCCACCCCGGCACGGCGGCTCCTgaaccagagctgctggaacCGGGATAGCGGTATGGGACGCATCCCTTAAGCGTT encodes the following:
- the CXCL12 gene encoding stromal cell-derived factor 1 isoform X2, which translates into the protein MDLRALALLAFALAVISLSEEKPVSLTYRCPCRFYESNVARANIKHLKILSTPNCSLQIVARLKSNSKQVCIDPKLKWIQEYLEKALNKRFKM
- the CXCL12 gene encoding stromal cell-derived factor 1 precursor, which encodes MDLRALALLAFALAVISLSEEKPVSLTYRCPCRFYESNVARANIKHLKILSTPNCSLQIVARLKSNSKQVCIDPKLKWIQEYLEKALNK